TGCTCGGAGCGGGCACCGCCCGCCCGCTGGTCGGGGGCCGGGCCCGCGGCGTCACCGTGGGCGGCTGTCTGAGCCTGCTCACCGCCGGGCTCGGCACGCCGGACGGGCGGACGTCGCTGCGCGGCGGGCTGCTGCTCCTGGAGGACGTGGGGGAGGAGCCGTACCGGATCGACCGCATGCTGACCCAGCTGCTGCGGGCCGGGCTGTTCGACGGCGTGGCGGGCGTGGCGCTCGGCTCGTGGGAGGAGTGCGGCCCGTACGGCGCGGTGCGCGCGGTGCTGCGGGACCGGCTCGGCGGGCTGGGCGTGCCCGTCGTGGAGGAGCTGGGCTTCGGCCACGGCACGCCCGCGCTGACCGTGCCGCTCGGCGTACCGGCCGAACTCGACGCCGACGCCGGGGTGCTGCGGCTGGCGGAGCCGGCGCTGCGCTGAGCCCCGGTCGCCGTGGCGCCCGCGGGCCGCACGTGCCGGCGGCGGGGCTACGGGGGCGGGGGCGCGGCGACCCGTGGGCCGCCGCGCCCCCGCCCCGCGTCGTCAGCGGGAGGACGCGGCCAGGGCGGCGTAGCCCGGCCGGATCACCTCGTCGATGAGGCGGCGGCGCTCCGGCAGCGGCAGGAAGGCGGCCTCGACGGCGGCGACGGTGAACTCCTCGAAGACCTCCGGGCCGTAGCCGAAGGCGTCCACCATGTGCTGGAACTCCTCGCTCATGGTGGTGCCGGACACCAGGCGGTTGTCGGTGTTCAGCGTGACGCGGAAGCCGAGGCGGCGCAGCCGGTCGACGGGGTGCGTCGCGTAGTCCTTCGCCGCGCCCGTCTGGAGGTTGGAGGTCGGGCAGACCTCCAGCGTGATCCGGTTGTCGCGGACGTACGCGGCGAGGTGGCCCAGCGTGCCGTCCTCGGCGATGTCGTCGGTGATGCGCACGCCGTGGCCGATCCGCTCGGCACCGCACACCTGGACGGCCTCGTGGATCGACTCGGCGCCCACGGCCTCGCCGGCGTGGATCGTGAAGTGGCAGTTGTGCCGCTTCAGGTGCTGGAAGGCGGGCAGGTGGCGGGCCGGCGGGTTGCCGATCTCGCCGCCCGCGATGTCGAACCCGGCCACGCCGCGCTCGCGGTGGGCGACGGTCAGCTCGGCTATCTCCAGG
This portion of the Streptomyces changanensis genome encodes:
- a CDS encoding adenosine deaminase is translated as MHLSDNLASSRAVADWIRQAPKAVLHDHLDGGLRPATIIELARACGYTGLPTEDPAELAVWFRDAADSGSLERYLETFAHTCAVMQTREALFRVAAECAEDLAADGVVYAEVRYAPEQHLAAGLTLDEVVEAVNEGFREGERRADGRITVGTLLTGMRHTDRSLEIAELTVAHRERGVAGFDIAGGEIGNPPARHLPAFQHLKRHNCHFTIHAGEAVGAESIHEAVQVCGAERIGHGVRITDDIAEDGTLGHLAAYVRDNRITLEVCPTSNLQTGAAKDYATHPVDRLRRLGFRVTLNTDNRLVSGTTMSEEFQHMVDAFGYGPEVFEEFTVAAVEAAFLPLPERRRLIDEVIRPGYAALAASSR